The Bacillota bacterium genome includes the window GGAGCGGCGCCGGCAGATCGAACCAGGCGATCAGCGCCGCGTGCGGGTACACCTCGATGATGGTGTTGCCCGGCAGGAAAGCCCCGCCGTCTTGCGCACCGCGCGCCGCGGAGAACCGCCCGCCCAGCTGCCGCACCAGGGCCTCCCCGCGGACGCCCCCGTGAACGGCCAAAAGGCGCTCGCGGTTCGCCGAGTGGACGCCGAGACGGCGGCCCCGGAACAGGCGCATGATCGCCCGGTCCGCCTCCCGGTGCCCCGTATCGTTCAAGACCGAAAGAGGGGCGTCCACGGCCACGATGGCCGGCTCTTCTCCGGCCCGGGCCAGGCAGAAGCCTGCCACGGCGTCCAGAGCGGTGACGTAAGCGGCACTTTCGACCTGGCCCTGTTCGTTGACCACCACAAGACCCGTGGGGTTGTGATCCGACCAGGCCAGGTCGACCCCGATGAAGCGCATGAG containing:
- a CDS encoding DUF429 domain-containing protein translates to MRFIGVDLAWSDHNPTGLVVVNEQGQVESAAYVTALDAVAGFCLARAGEEPAIVAVDAPLSVLNDTGHREADRAIMRLFRGRRLGVHSANRERLLAVHGGVRGEALVRQLGGRFSAARGAQDGGAFLPGNTIIEVYPHAALIAWFDLPAPLPYKRGHLLERRQGLRRLVELLRQLKGADPPLDVDSAPWVLADGEEDLSTAQLDQIESLLDALVAAHVASFCRRWGAARCACLSEAGGPGLVTPVPGEKRLK